A single window of Pseudarthrobacter psychrotolerans DNA harbors:
- a CDS encoding metalloregulator ArsR/SmtB family transcription factor, whose protein sequence is MARAATTTDAFNAVAEPRRREILDALAQGERPVNELVDLLGLAQPHVSRHLRVLREVGAVVVRDEGRRRLYRLNPQSLKPIHDWVASYQHLWEERFDLLEDVLEDLKEEH, encoded by the coding sequence ATGGCACGGGCAGCAACCACAACAGATGCGTTCAACGCGGTGGCTGAGCCCCGCCGTCGGGAAATCCTGGACGCCCTCGCGCAAGGCGAGCGCCCGGTCAATGAACTCGTGGATCTCCTGGGCCTGGCGCAGCCGCACGTATCACGGCACTTGCGGGTGCTGCGCGAGGTGGGCGCCGTCGTCGTGCGTGACGAAGGCCGGCGCCGGCTCTACCGGCTCAATCCGCAATCCCTCAAGCCCATCCACGACTGGGTGGCCAGCTACCAGCACCTCTGGGAGGAGCGTTTCGATCTCCTGGAGGACGTGCTGGAGGACCTCAAAGAAGAGCACTGA